GTAACACAAACAACTCACTCGGCACGTTTTTCAATgaccaaaatattttttatttgcaaacaaGTCTGACATAATTGAGATTGACAGACTACAGTCGATAATAGTCACATGGGAATAGAGCATAAATGACATCCTATGAATAACAGAGCTATATCGAATAGAGCATAGTACGGTTCgctgaattttttttctgtcgTCTTAATTCAGAAAGTGTAATCGCATTCAACGAGCTAGGATCTTAAATTTAGAAGGGTTCTGGCTGACCGAAtcatttaaaacacatttaggAAGGTGTACACATCGCGTCTAGTAAATTCAGACTTgacttgtttatttacatatttatttactctgtaACTCGTAATCGGTAAAGGAGCTGGTAGGTCGCCTACCCaagaacatttgtagaggcgtaaggcaATTTGGAGAGGCCTTACGTGTCTGCCTTGTCTTGCCTACATGTATTGCCGTCTTAAGGAGGTAAATTATAGAGAAAGGATTAATGGTaaagtttccttttccttcaACATTCACCTCGTATGCTAATATTTCAGGTCAatcttctgtgagggtgtcGTACCTTCCCCTGTGTGAACTGGGTCAAGCCTATGGGTGGTCtccttattaaaaataaaataattaataatgatataattaaataacttataattattcttgacttttattaatagcatataaatacaatttcggGAATGATAGAGTTGGGATAATAAATAGctgaattataaatgttaatacaaCTTTCTTGTTATCATAAGTTACTAATCTTGCTTTTGCACGTAGGTAGTATCCGATATGACAGTATTACGCTTTTGTATAAACGGCGTCAGATTtattaatgtgtaaaataaaacgatttcgAATCCATTCGCTGTTATTAATCCGTTGGTTTAAAACACTAACAATTATCTATGATAAATCTTTTTAGTATCATTTATTCAGTATCTACATTTAGGAAAGTGTAATCAGTAAACCTAATTTCTATTATTCAAGTAATTCtgttactattaatattaagactggtaaattatttttatgaatgcaACGTATTCCTTATTAAttgtagaaattataaaaatattttcattaatttcaattattatgagGTTTTCTTTTGATAAACCATAAAAGTTAAGTTGCAAGATTCCAGACAAGGTTATGCTTCCAACGAGAGATCACTCGCCGGCCCTTTTTGATTAGTTtccgtttataaaaaatttgcaaATCTTAGTCTATCATAATAGatacaattttactttatttctgGTGCACCATCTCGTCAATAGTATACGTCTTTGGAATTTACAAaccgttttataaaaaaacttatcatGTCACTGTCAAATGTCAAGTCATTGTCACTGAATGTATTAAACAGTAAACTCTATGAACATTGAACATGTCGGCTTACAAGTGTAGCGCGCCCGGTGTTTAGTCTGAAATTTAACCAACGTGTTGTAAACatgtagttatattttaaactaaaaaagcaGCATATTTGGTGGTTAAATATGTCTAATGTATATGAAGACACGGTTGCAgactttgatttaaatttcttacagCCTTCGATTCATAATGTGGTAAGGTTATTTTTCAGACggtattgtaattattgttttatcctattgtagaaaatttagagatatataataagtttatgaAAGAGACTAATGTTGTctggtataattatttacctctaaatttcatatatataagaaataagttagattataattattttgaaaacaaatcaataacacagtttttcattatcagtttaataaattattagagaCTTTGATGTAGATTGGTCTATATTGTTGTTACAGAACATTGCAAGGATTGAAAAACAACGACAGTCTCTAATAAATGTCAAGAACAAAATCATAGCAAGCCAGTGAGTACcaaaatagaaattttaaagcttaatttactcaataataagtaattgttATACGATTTATGCGGTTTTGTTTCAGTTGTCTTCTGCAAAAATTTTACTTACAAAGAGATAAACTCGATGAAACTGAAAGTTTGCTTTTAGCTTCGAAAGAGGAGTGTAAACAAGCCTGTCTCGATTACAAAGTCACTTTAGAAAAATGCATTCAAATGGAAAAGGTTGGTGAATTTGGATTTTCTATATCTTTCTGACTTTTATcagctatattatattttatagaaatattgtcAAACGAGCTGAAAATAAAGAGAGAAAAAATGTTGCACTCAATTTATCACTTATGCAATGTACAATAACctcttatgaaaatttaaataaaagaatagaaaaacacATGACTATCTATTGaaagttcattaaaatataatgttaaaaaattacaggACATGATAAAGTTAAAAGAGGTAAACAAAGAATTAGAACAAAAGATAAATCATCTGGATAACCAATGTGAAGCAATGAAATCCCATGCTCACCAATTACAAGTAAGTACTTACATTATTAgtgattttgattttgtatttgaaatcaaTGAAAAGTACTAAACTCATAACCTCATACTTGTTACTTGTATCAGATCAACAAATGAATCAATTTCTTATTCTTaactttctactaatattataaatgcgaaagtttgtaaggatgtatgtgtgtttgttgctctttcacgcaaagactactgaatcgattgcaatgaaatttggtaagtagacagctgaacaactggaataacatataggcaactttttatcccgatgttcctataggatacggacttacgcgggtgaaacctcggGGTGTAGCTAGTTATCTCTAAACCTTACTTTTACTAAGAGATATTGCATGCAATCACCATCGCAGTTTTAAAAGTATGATATGATTGCTAGTACacttagaaagaaaaaatttaatacttctgatttcattataattgcaGTTATTGGTTAAAGAGCATGAGTCTGTAATAGAAGCTTTAAATATAGAGAAACAATTAGAGAAAAGCACTGTTAAGGATAATGAGAGGAAGCTTGCCACACTTGAGAGAGAAAAAGATCAATATTTAAGAGATATCCAGTGGATGCGAGATGTTATTTTGGGTAAAAGTAAGTCCCTTTTTTACCAccttatattttgaattaatttttagttaaaactaaaactgaaaattaaaatttaataaaggctttttccataaaatattgtaataattgaaattatgttttatattggatgtgatggttcttaatcatttCAATAGATGATGTGGGGTGTCCTTTAGGCAAATAAAACCGAAAgtgtagaagaaattcgattgctgaggtgggatcacgggtggTGGAGAGGCAAGGCAATGCTATGGATTAGCAAAAAGGCTGGGTTCCAATCCCGCCccatgataaaaattattctattctttcaaagaatttctcaaatatttatttaaactctaTAGAACCGAAGTATGATGAAAATCTCTCTTCTTAATTCTGTTaatgtgtgtttttaaaatataattgcagaAAAAACGAAATCTTGTAAGGATATCCTAAACAAATATAAGGATCTTAAGGGATTAGACGATAATTTAGAATCTGACAACAGTGATGATGAAAGTTTTCTTGGAGATAGTCCTGTTGGTTCACCTACTCATGATCAGCAACAAAATAAGGCTgtagtaagtatttttttattttattagtatactTATTTCTAGTGGAGAATACgattaattgttttcttcAATTTAGAAATctaatgtttctttcttttccaGGCTATGACTTTTAGTGACAAGATCATAAAGGGAGCCATTTATGAATCTGGTCCtgatcataaaattaaaggtAAGTCCTGTTCAGTTCATGGAATCAAATTATTGGTATTTTCATTGGTGagatacaattatattataaaaaaaataaatataatattttcagaaaCACCAATGATTGAAAATGATTATGATTGTTGTACTGAAGAAGTGGTCAGTGAAGATACTGGCCGAGGATCATCATTAGCATTTTCTGATGCagaaaaatttttgaatagcCCTGACTTGGGATTTGCTACTGAAGGACACCACAATGTgaacaataaagaaattattatccATGTTGATGTTGCCACTAGTCCCATTAGACTAGAAGAACATTTAATATCAAGTCCAAATATATTTGATGATGAAGCTTTACTTAGTGATAAAAACACAGCAAACAGTCctgaatatttcataacagATATTCCTCTAAGCACAGAAATAGTaactataaaagaaaagaGGCAATTGGTAGATGTTGGTACAAATCCTATTCATCACTTTTCTCTAGTTGATACATCAACAAGTCCTATATTCTTTGAAGTAACAAAAGTTTCTTCAGATGGATCAAACACAGATTCTCGAATTTTAGAAACAAATGAAACAGAAATTGCTAAAAACATAAGTAAGCAAGACAGTTCTGTAGTTTGTCAAAAGAACATTTGTACTTTATCCAGTGGAAAAGAACTGGAAATATCTACAGATTCATTGAAAAGAAATTGTTTGGAAgaaaataacagtaaaaaaatatgtgataatattaattatgactaTGAAGTGGAAATGATACTAGGTAATATGCGTTTAGAGCATGCTTTAATTACGCCTATTCCTAGAACACCCACAATGTCTCacaaagagcaacaaaaagaATCAAGTGTGTTATGTTCACAAAGTGAAAAGCAAGACCATGTTGGATGTCCAGATGCTTTGAAAATAAGAGAAGAAAATAAGGCATTACATGCTAATATATCATACCTTTGTAAAGAAATCATgcaaatcaaaaatattttgaaaactaAAATGCCTGATAGCGCCGAAAATGTTCCAAGTTTTAATAGTGAAATATGTCATTTATTTGATGATAGTAGTCAAGAAACCATAATTTTGACTAAAGATGATACATTGTCTAATGATTCTAgaagtgaaaatatattacaatgtcATAATTCAGAAagaaatttagatttaaattctGCTACTTTAGATTTGACCAAACAACATCCAATTTCCAAAGACAACCTTGAACTTCAAATACCAGTGGAGAGTTCGCACATAGAAAGAGACACTCTTGATATTGATGAAACAACAAGTGGTAATCATACTGAGGTGATCgaaaaatcatttatcaaTTCTAACAATGAAGACATTAGTCAAGAGTCCCCAAggaatatatttgaaaacaacAGAAAATcctataacaataacaaaattaaatttcaaaacgaGGTGCACGATATTGAAAAGATtactaataatgaaaataacaattatgaaaGCCAAGAAATAGAAGAGAGTAAGGCTGTTGATCCAAAAAATTGtagaacaataaacaaaattcgaAAACTAACTAAACTCGATaggtttaagaaaaaaattatgccaaaatgtaaaattagtGGATACGCGGATAATCCAACTTTgagaaaattaagaaaaagaaCTCAGTTAGTTCCAGTAACAAATAAGAaatcttttgaaattttgaataataaggAGGCATATGATAAAGCCTTAAAAGTAATGGcagaattaaaatcaaaaagtaATGTTGAACTTAAAAAAGATTTCCGAAAGCCAAATtccaaattaattaacaaaaccgAAGATTTACCAAGTATAAATGACAATGATAAGTCTTTTGAATCTCATGAAACTGAAAaccaattaaaacaaagttcAGGACAAGACAAAATAAGAATATCAACAGATAACACAACTAACAATTATTCATTTGATAGTGAAAAAGAGCTGTCCAAGTCCTGTTGTGATGTAAAAGATTCTGTACCAGATAGTACAAACCAAAATCAAACTATTTCAACACGAAGTAGGAGTAAAATAATTCTAGCAAACACAGCAGAAATAAGAGAAAAGAGTAAAGATGTTAaaagtgataataaaattgaccTAAATTTGCAAAAAACCGGTCGTCGGAGAAAAAGAGTTGATTCTGGTAATTCGGATGTTAGTTGTAAAAGGATGCTACGAAGTTCAAATTCAGAAAAAACAGGGGCAAAAGAATTGAGTTATGATTTGAGTCTTACCGTACCACAAAATAAGCAAGTAACTATCGATTATTCGGACTTAGATACTTTTTCAACAAATACAGAAATGATTGTTGAAAAAGAGAATATACAATCTGATAATGTCAGTTCAAAAGAAATCGTTAATGGGAGAAGTGAACTTGATAAAAGTACTAGCAATCATTTGGTATTGTCAAAACGGAGATCAGTAAGGCTTAGTTCACAAAATTCTGAAACATCTTATAAAAGATTGTTGCGCAGCACTATTTGTGAATcagttaaacaaaaaaatactaaagtaGATCTATCAAAAACTTTGAATGAACCAAGTATTATTGTGGAAGATGAACGAATAACTAATCCTGCATTTAGTGCCTCTAAAAGTGACAATGATAAGGTTAATCATATACAGCAATCAAATGATTGTAGAACTATGAGTAATCTCAgtaatagtattttatgtaaaatgatAATCAAACATGGTCGTGCTGCTTTCAAAAGTAAATCAACAAAAGTGAcaggtaaaataaaagatacaagttttataataattatgtatttctttgtatattattgtaaagctaatttatattatacatttttagatACAATTGCAGACACAATTTGCAAAAAACTCGACAGTTCAATAGCGCACATTTTAGAAGCTGAGCCTGATAAAGTCCAATCAGCCATTAGTGAAATGGTAGAGGAAAtgagaaatataaatgaaaagagCCTATTAGCTGGTTTAATTAAGCATCTCCAAGATCCAGCAAGAAAacttgaattatataataaagttaattgtAATGGACCCCTAGCTATGACAAAAAgagaacaaattattttagctGCTCTCCAACGTTTAAATACATCTGAATATAATGTTGTGAACAATTTGTTAAGTAACATTGAGTATACACTGTTTCGTCTGAATCATTCACCAGATTTTGATACAATCGAGAGTCTTTCCCATTTTTATGCAGTGACATGCAAATTGTTCCATATGAAATATCGGTTAAAGACATTCCTTTTAGATGCTATGTATTGTCTTCAATATAAGGCAGTCGCTCTCATAAAGCAATGTCTAACTGCATGGATGCATATTTTGCCAATGGCACACATGAAATatggtaaattatatatatattttttaatatagttgaTTGAAAAAATCTTGCCTTTGCTTTCatgatttataattgtttcattattttgcaGCAAAAACACCATTGATTACCtgtatagtttatttactacatttttataaatgtgaggATAAGTTTAACCGAGTCCAAGATATAAGGTGGATActgaataagaaatatttctataagttTAGCGAATGGAACGAAACAAAAATTCTGGAAATGTTTAACAATGCAATTAAAAGTGTCAAAggtattaacattaattattatagaataagtGTTGACTTCATACATCTAACATAATACTAAtagttcatttgtttttttttagatgaTCAATCTGATAGATACATGTTGAGGGtagctttattaatttttgcaaAGCGTCATGGAGCAAGTTGGTGCcaaagaaatgttattaacAATATGCTTTTACCAATGATAGAAGCTGAAAATACAGTGGAAAGAGTAAAGATATTCTGCATAAAAATGTTGGGGCCACTCCTCAAACCATATCCACCTGATATGAAAGTACActgtgaaattattgttaatcaGCTGTTAGATATGTTGGATCAAGAACATTGTAAGTAATgtgatttattcaaattattattgtctatGCTAAACTGTCTTGACAGTGTTGGTATTGTTGAATTGTTACAAATCTATTTCTACTATAAAGAAGAgcactttaaatttttttctatgcataacaaaaaatatatttaaatttttaaatctaaaaaccaaatggtttttaaacattattttaatttctatatatatttaatatgatgacataataataatttaatgaccTGAAAAGATAATAATGCTATTAAATCTTTTCAACAAGCCaagcatatataataaaattatggtgacatgttttttttttatattttagtgtcGCGTGGTGTTAAAGAAGCAATATTTACAAGTTTGATTTACATGAGCAAGCATAACCCGCCGCGTATCACTAAAGCTCTGTTGTCATGGCAACCTGAGGAGATATCTTCCGAACTTGAAATCTTATTGAAAGCTTATGTAAGAGAGAAACCAATAAAGGCttggaaaacaattttatctagaatacacatttaaaatattacgcaTGTAATTAAACTCCGATGCAATTCAGGAATAATAAGATTATGGCTCATACAAATATCTCTAACTTCACCAAAGAACGTAGCagattaaatcttattttgcATCATCACATTGATTAATTCTTGTTGTGTAATCttactataaaacaaactcaGTATAACATttagtatataagtataaatataatctgataaaacagtttttcttGTATCCGTGACTGTAATTTTCGTGGCATTATTCCGGCTGCACCTGACTTAACTCAAAATTTATCAGAAAATAGCATTGTGTAGGGAGAATACTgtacattgtatattatactagcttttcgcccgcgtagtcgcaggaaagataggCACGGGGTTTgcctcgcatgttcccgttcccgtgggatctcgatgaaaactatcctatgtccgtctcctggttctaagctacctctgcaaaaATTTccatccaaatcggttaattcgttcttgatttataaatagtgtaactaacaccactttcttttatataataactgaaAAACTAACAGTTAATGGAATATGCACAGtgacaaaataacaattcctGATAAGGAAATCAGGAAACAGGAGTGtttcaatgtttaaaacaGCATCATTCCGTTTATATTCTTTGTACTATTTTACCATACTGACTAATTAACTGTACTAATTaactattttgttaaatttaagatGTTTACTTTATGGTAGGATATTATGATCATATACTAATACAGTATGTAGGtttgatacatttaatatcgtcattaaaaattaaaataggtaaCAAAAAAGTTGAAACCAGTGTCTAATGAAAAATTTCCTAGAATCTGatgattttgtaaatattattttaaacgtttagattaaaatttatgtcattATTTCCTAGGCTCAGCGAGTTTTAAAAGAAGCTGTAGAAATGAatgataattgtaattaatttaatttaaaagtttgatATACGTTTTGTTTACTGTCGTATCAAGCGAATGGAGCTTGCGCAAACTAGTCGTTACAATAAGCTGTGGGATTATGTGTGTCAtgaattgaaatgtaaaaaataaataaatagatatttcgaATGTCGAAcgtatcttttttaaatattatgtaaaatatttaatttcgtttaaaacTGTGAATTATAATAGGTGGATTAGTTGCTTTGGagctttgttatttaattaaagacattggctcttattgtaaatttttgttttagtataatttttttaaatttgtaaactaGAACTACAAGAAGTTTTAGAAATTGTCATAAAACGTCAAAAAGAAACTATTATACTTCCTTTGCTCGTCAGTCCACTTAATTTCGTACTGTCGGATAACATCTTCGAAAGTAGGGATAAGTATTTAGTTATGTGActaaatgttttgtaaatggTCTCTATGTTCTgtgatttttgtataaaatacgaTATTGATACCGCTAATAAAGTTTTGATTATTCTTTTTGTTAGTTTCTCTTTCAAAGACACGCGTCCTAGTTTTCGTTATTGTAGAATGAAaagcacataaaaataataatattttatttgagataatcaaaagttcgtcttatatttttttatttctaccataataacatgtatattAACGAGTTGTGTTCGTGCATTAGGTGTCAAAAGCTTAttgaatttatgataatattggACAAAGTTTGTCAATGCCATCTGAAGTAAACCAGAGCCAGTGACCAAATTAGGAAATGAAACTAGAACTTCTCGGTGTATTTCTTCAAGGCTTTGTTTCCAGTTAGAGGAGAAAGATGCAACTAATGTGAGTGATTTCTTTTCTAAATTAGCTAATTCATTTTTCTTATCGCTGTCTAACAGCTGCTCCCCTTCCTTAACAAATTGCATCATACCACCAAAGTGAGGGCTCAAAATTTCTTCAACATATTCGGAACTTCTTGCTTGTAGTTGTTCTCGAAAACTCTCTGCCTCCTTAGTGTTGTCTCTCGTCCGTtccattaaaatacttaaaaccaTATCATAATTGTTGatcaaaaatatcaattgcTGGATTCTTTGAGGAAACTCTGCTGCCATCTTAAGAAGAAAGCAATGGACTTCATCTTGTAATACGAGAAGTAGATTACTGAGCTCCTGTGAGGGGAATTGTTCACTTAGACTGAGCATTGCGGCTGAAAATTCGGCATATCTTCTTGTTATCTGGAAAGAAGTGAATAAAAGGTAATGCTCATATTAAAGggataaatatctaaaaagaATTGGAAATTACTTAAATGaaaatcatacatacataatgtgGGCCCAGCTCCTTGTTAGCCAGCTTGGCTGGGTCACATTCACGTACACTTTGGATATTTAACTTTAGTACATATTCAAGTCTTGGCCAAAAAGAGCCTAGCAAAGAATCCCAATAACTGAAAAAGATTTTGTCATATTGATTATCTTttgcatatattaataattgaaataccaCACTCTAcatcaatgaaataataaatatagattaaaacaCCCtctttaatgataaaattaactaaattgtcCCCGTTTGCTGATTAACATGGTATACATAAggagaatatttaattataaatctggaaaaagtcaataaattatactgaTACTATTATACTGATACTGTTCCTTAATATGTAAGTTTCAATTGAATCTATctgtatttatcaaaatcgagttTAAATGAGTTAGTTacctataaacatattatgtagctaATAAAGCAAGTTTTAAAGACAAATTGCCATTGACATtccttaatatatttgtatgaatattatttcataattaatacgtaaagttattattatcaagTCTTAAATTAttcgacattttttttaatgaatcaatataatataatgatgagTAATTCtgagaatatataatttctatagaTTAGTAACATTACCTGTCTAAAGCTGCCACTGCTCTCTTGTGGCACATCCATCGGTAtctgtttattaattgaatacaaaGGAACAAAGCTAAGCAATCATAACACTCTAAAACATAGTTCTCAACATTTTtctgaaaaataacaaaccaaTTGTCAATAGATAGGAGTTTGAATACAAATAggcaatgtattttattgtgggacgCGAATACGCTTTTgccacgaattgggccagcatCAGGGAAGATACCACACTTCCCCAGATAATCAGCTAAAAATAGAAGCGTGCAGATGCTACTTTGCTTCAAATGGTGTGAGCTGGGAGCTAAaagatgaataaatttttaataatttttctaccTACCACTAATAAGGACAGAGTTTTGCCAAGTATTCTATCAAACAGTTCTTGGGCATGACTGCCTTTAACATGAAAGAATTCAGTAGTGAACAAGTATTCTCTGCAACTGTTGTCTACAAGGGCATATTGAAGACTACGAAATAATGCTTCATATGAATACtggaacaaaatatatgatattacatttaaaactcatatcatattttatcattttatataatttatattatgtttattactttagttttttgttgaaCATGTGGTACAATAATGGGAGCTTCAAGTTGTTGTGCTAATACATCTCCTCGGTTACCAATTGTGAAGAtagtacttttatttttcaaattagatTTTTGGAAGAATCCTCCCTTGGATCCATCTTCAATAGCCATAAGATCATCCTTAGTAGGAActtcttcatattttaatttgtccaGTCTTGATGCATATGACTTGAAATATGAATAGTAAACTTTGCTGAGTGTATCAATATATTCATTGCATATTTCTTGTGCAACATTGCGTTCATTTGCTAATAcaaattcaaagaaaaatttatatttcaacattGCATTTTGGGGCATTTGATAGTTAGCCATTGGTTTTCGGAATTTATAAATCTGTTCAAGTATATAAGTTCTTATTTTCGCTAAGGCCTTAATTTTCAACTTTTCTAGTACATCTTTAACATCATGACAagcttttgtttctttgaaatcCTGGTccttaacaaaatttaatttttggtttAAAATTGCTAGTTGCACCATGAATTCTTTATCAGTTACAGGTACATTATTGATTccactgaaaaaaaaacaatgcctTAGTGAAtgcttacataataattattaattaaaatatggaaAAACGGT
The Zerene cesonia ecotype Mississippi chromosome 1, Zerene_cesonia_1.1, whole genome shotgun sequence DNA segment above includes these coding regions:
- the LOC119838950 gene encoding uncharacterized protein LOC119838950 encodes the protein MSNVYEDTVADFDLNFLQPSIHNVNIARIEKQRQSLINVKNKIIASHCLLQKFYLQRDKLDETESLLLASKEECKQACLDYKVTLEKCIQMEKDMIKLKEVNKELEQKINHLDNQCEAMKSHAHQLQLLVKEHESVIEALNIEKQLEKSTVKDNERKLATLEREKDQYLRDIQWMRDVILGKKKTKSCKDILNKYKDLKGLDDNLESDNSDDESFLGDSPVGSPTHDQQQNKAVAMTFSDKIIKGAIYESGPDHKIKETPMIENDYDCCTEEVVSEDTGRGSSLAFSDAEKFLNSPDLGFATEGHHNVNNKEIIIHVDVATSPIRLEEHLISSPNIFDDEALLSDKNTANSPEYFITDIPLSTEIVTIKEKRQLVDVGTNPIHHFSLVDTSTSPIFFEVTKVSSDGSNTDSRILETNETEIAKNISKQDSSVVCQKNICTLSSGKELEISTDSLKRNCLEENNSKKICDNINYDYEVEMILGNMRLEHALITPIPRTPTMSHKEQQKESSVLCSQSEKQDHVGCPDALKIREENKALHANISYLCKEIMQIKNILKTKMPDSAENVPSFNSEICHLFDDSSQETIILTKDDTLSNDSRSENILQCHNSERNLDLNSATLDLTKQHPISKDNLELQIPVESSHIERDTLDIDETTSGNHTEVIEKSFINSNNEDISQESPRNIFENNRKSYNNNKIKFQNEVHDIEKITNNENNNYESQEIEESKAVDPKNCRTINKIRKLTKLDRFKKKIMPKCKISGYADNPTLRKLRKRTQLVPVTNKKSFEILNNKEAYDKALKVMAELKSKSNVELKKDFRKPNSKLINKTEDLPSINDNDKSFESHETENQLKQSSGQDKIRISTDNTTNNYSFDSEKELSKSCCDVKDSVPDSTNQNQTISTRSRSKIILANTAEIREKSKDVKSDNKIDLNLQKTGRRRKRVDSGNSDVSCKRMLRSSNSEKTGAKELSYDLSLTVPQNKQVTIDYSDLDTFSTNTEMIVEKENIQSDNVSSKEIVNGRSELDKSTSNHLVLSKRRSVRLSSQNSETSYKRLLRSTICESVKQKNTKVDLSKTLNEPSIIVEDERITNPAFSASKSDNDKVNHIQQSNDCRTMSNLSNSILCKMIIKHGRAAFKSKSTKVTDTIADTICKKLDSSIAHILEAEPDKVQSAISEMVEEMRNINEKSLLAGLIKHLQDPARKLELYNKVNCNGPLAMTKREQIILAALQRLNTSEYNVVNNLLSNIEYTLFRLNHSPDFDTIESLSHFYAVTCKLFHMKYRLKTFLLDAMYCLQYKAVALIKQCLTAWMHILPMAHMKYAKTPLITCIVYLLHFYKCEDKFNRVQDIRWILNKKYFYKFSEWNETKILEMFNNAIKSVKDDQSDRYMLRVALLIFAKRHGASWCQRNVINNMLLPMIEAENTVERVKIFCIKMLGPLLKPYPPDMKVHCEIIVNQLLDMLDQEHLSRGVKEAIFTSLIYMSKHNPPRITKALLSWQPEEISSELEILLKAYVREKPIKAWKTILSRIHI